The Coleofasciculus sp. FACHB-1120 genomic sequence TTTCTGAAAAAGATGCCCCTGATCTCAACCCCAACACCCGGTAACAATCTGCGAGGTTCATCAGAGGAATCATCTAATCAATTAGTCTTTAATCTTTGTTGATAGCCGGGAGTTTATGTCTAGCCATTCGCTTTCAGCGGTTAGCGATTAGCTTTTGAGAGTCTTGTCGGAAGCCCAAGTTTACAATTGGGGCTACCCAACCGTCAAGCAGCTAATCCCTAACCGCTAATAGCTAATCACTGATTACTTCGGACGTTCTTCGATAACGCGGTCAATTAGACCGTATTCCTTCGCTTCTTGAGCAGACATGAAAAAGTCACGATCCATGTCCTTCTCAATTTTCTCAATCGGCTGACCCGTCCGGTGAGCATAAATCTCATTCAGCTGGCGACGAATCCGCAGAATCTCTCTTGCCTCAATCTCAATGTCTGTGGCTTGTCCCCGCGTACCACCAGAAGGTTGGTGGATCATAATCCGCGAGTGAGGCAAAGCGAGACGTTTGCCTTTTGTCCCAGCGGTCAGCAGGAATGAACCCATTGATGCCGCTAAGCCTACACAAATCGTCACCACCTCTGATTTGATGTGCTGCATGGTGTCATAAATCGCCATGCCAGACGTGACTACGCCACCCGGAGAGTTGATATAGAGATAGATGTCCTTGCCCGGATCTTCCGAATCCAGATAAAGCATCACGGCAATTATCTGGTTAGCCATTTCATCATCAACATCTTCGCCCATGAAAATAATCCGTTCCCGGTATAGGCGATCGTAGATGTTAATCCACTCGGTATATTGTCCCCCTGGCATCCGGTAGGGAACTC encodes the following:
- a CDS encoding ATP-dependent Clp protease proteolytic subunit; this translates as MPIGYPRVPYRMPGGQYTEWINIYDRLYRERIIFMGEDVDDEMANQIIAVMLYLDSEDPGKDIYLYINSPGGVVTSGMAIYDTMQHIKSEVVTICVGLAASMGSFLLTAGTKGKRLALPHSRIMIHQPSGGTRGQATDIEIEAREILRIRRQLNEIYAHRTGQPIEKIEKDMDRDFFMSAQEAKEYGLIDRVIEERPK